A single genomic interval of Saccharomyces eubayanus strain FM1318 chromosome IV, whole genome shotgun sequence harbors:
- the LHP1 gene encoding tRNA maturation protein LHP1, which produces MSEQPQQEQPEGPQSRRNSFAVIEFTPEVLDQCLKQVEFYFSEFNFPYDRFLRTTAEKNDGWVPISTIATFNRMKKYRPVDKVIEVLRSSEILEVSADGENVKRRVPLDLTAARNARIEQNQRTLAVMNLPHEDVEASQIPELQENLETFFQKLGEINQVRLRRDHKNKKFNGTVLVEFKTIPECETFLKSYSNDDESNEILSYEGKKLSVLTKKQFDLQREASKSKNFSGRSRSFNSHRKKNLPKFSKNKKKDDDKDDKEDSSAIADEEEDHNEKS; this is translated from the coding sequence ATGTCTGAACAAccacaacaagaacaaccGGAGGGACCACAATCGAGACGCAATTCATTCGCCGTAATTGAATTTACACCAGAAGTCTTGGACCAATGTTTGAAGCAAGTGGAATTCTACTTCTCAGAGTTTAACTTCCCTTACGACAGGTTCTTACGTACTACTGCGGAGAAAAACGATGGCTGGGTTCCCATCAGTACCATTGCCACATTCAACCGTATGAAGAAATATAGACCAGTGGATAAAGTGATCGAAGTACTACGCAGTTCCGAGATCTTGGAGGTTTCTGCTGACGGAGAAAACGTAAAGAGGCGTGTTCCATTGGATTTGACTGCTGCTAGGAATGCAAGAATCGAGCAAAACCAAAGAACTTTGGCTGTGATGAATTTGCCACATGAAGACGTTGAAGCTTCACAGATTCCTGAGTTACAAGAAAACCTGGAAACGTTTTTCCAGAAACTGGGCGAAATCAACCAAGTGCGTTTGAGAAGAGAtcacaagaacaaaaaattcaacGGTACGGTTTTGGTGGAGTTCAAAACAATCCCAGAATGtgaaacttttttgaaatcatacTCCAACGACGATGAGTCAAACGAAATCTTGTCATATGAAGGTAAGAAACTAAGTGTTTTGACCAAGAAACAGTTTGACCTGCAAAGAGAAGCTTCCAAATCTAAAAACTTCAGCGGTAGATCAAGATCGTTCAACAGTcatagaaagaaaaacttgcCCAAATTCtccaagaacaagaagaaggatGACGACAAGGACGACAAGGAGGACTCTTCCGCCATCGccgatgaagaggaagatcATAACGAGAAATCCTAA